Proteins from one Patescibacteria group bacterium genomic window:
- a CDS encoding ABC transporter ATP-binding protein/permease, translating into MTSKENKTIKYSTWTLVRDLYNYIRPYRKKFWVATLLRLLGDVVNLYPAIAIATIVTLFSKYHIGDSLDYFWYVVGLWAGASFLRSVLTPWAKNLMFQISEKAAIDINLGATKHLFNLDMDWHEKENAGSKLKKIQRGSNGVDRIIRMWVNNYIEITVNFIGIIIILSRGDKSVGLIMISFVVVHFVFSSSLLKKAKKIVHEINEQEEDISGLIFQAMNNIRSIKVVGIGEKIYNLIFAKNIDFFKTIKRRILLFQVRGFILNFIGMFFRIGAFIFIGYGIIQGRLEVGYLVLFNVYFMRVWQSVSELADTTQDLIINKMAIARMQELLSEPVRIDDEMDKVDFPAKWNKIIAKNLSFAYGKNQVLKNVSFEINKGERVGIIGLSGAGKTTLFKLLLKENENYGGEILFDNTPLKNIKKNSYLKKMGVVLQDTEVFNFTLRENITIAADDEFGEDELQQALDIAHVTDFIGKLPKGIDTTIGEKGIKLSGGEKQRLGIARAIYKKPQVLFMDEATSHLDLESEEKIKDSLHKFFQKVTAVVIAHRLTTIKEMDKILVIERGELVESGNFDELYSKKGRFFELWEKQKL; encoded by the coding sequence ATGACATCAAAAGAAAATAAAACAATCAAATATTCAACTTGGACATTGGTTCGAGATTTGTATAACTATATTAGGCCATATCGGAAAAAGTTTTGGGTGGCTACTTTGTTGCGTTTATTGGGTGATGTTGTAAATCTGTATCCCGCAATTGCAATTGCGACAATTGTGACTTTATTTAGTAAGTATCACATTGGTGATTCCCTGGATTATTTTTGGTATGTTGTTGGTTTGTGGGCAGGGGCGAGCTTTTTACGAAGTGTGCTAACACCGTGGGCTAAAAATCTAATGTTTCAAATTTCTGAAAAGGCGGCCATTGATATTAATCTTGGAGCGACAAAACATTTATTTAATTTGGATATGGATTGGCATGAGAAAGAGAACGCCGGCAGTAAGTTGAAAAAAATTCAACGGGGCAGTAATGGTGTTGATCGTATTATTCGAATGTGGGTTAATAACTATATTGAGATAACTGTAAATTTTATCGGTATAATTATTATATTGTCGCGCGGAGATAAAAGCGTCGGTTTAATTATGATTTCGTTTGTGGTGGTTCATTTCGTTTTTTCTTCGTCCTTGTTAAAAAAGGCAAAAAAAATAGTCCACGAAATTAATGAACAGGAAGAAGATATTAGTGGTTTGATTTTTCAAGCCATGAATAATATTCGCAGTATTAAAGTGGTGGGAATTGGAGAAAAAATATATAATCTGATTTTTGCAAAAAATATTGATTTTTTTAAAACCATAAAAAGGCGCATTCTCCTTTTTCAAGTAAGAGGTTTTATTTTAAATTTTATTGGCATGTTTTTTCGAATCGGCGCTTTTATATTTATTGGTTACGGAATTATTCAGGGGCGGTTAGAAGTTGGTTATCTAGTGTTATTTAATGTTTATTTTATGCGTGTCTGGCAATCAGTAAGTGAACTGGCTGACACAACCCAAGACTTAATAATTAACAAAATGGCCATTGCGCGCATGCAGGAATTGTTAAGCGAGCCAGTGCGAATCGACGACGAGATGGATAAGGTTGATTTTCCAGCAAAATGGAACAAGATTATTGCGAAAAATTTATCGTTTGCTTATGGCAAGAATCAGGTTTTAAAAAATGTTTCTTTTGAAATTAATAAAGGTGAGCGAGTGGGCATCATTGGCTTGTCCGGAGCGGGTAAAACAACTTTGTTTAAATTATTACTTAAGGAAAATGAAAATTATGGCGGGGAAATTTTATTTGATAACACCCCCTTGAAAAACATTAAGAAAAACTCTTATCTAAAAAAGATGGGTGTGGTTTTGCAAGACACTGAAGTTTTTAATTTTACCTTACGTGAAAATATTACAATCGCGGCTGATGACGAATTTGGTGAAGACGAATTACAACAAGCTTTAGATATTGCACACGTGACTGATTTTATCGGTAAATTGCCAAAGGGAATTGATACCACCATTGGAGAAAAAGGAATTAAGTTATCTGGTGGTGAAAAACAACGCCTTGGGATTGCGCGGGCGATTTATAAAAAACCACAGGTGCTTTTTATGGATGAAGCAACTTCACATTTGGATTTGGAGTCAGAAGAAAAAATTAAGGATTCTTTACATAAGTTTTTTCAAAAGGTAACCGCCGTGGTAATAGCCCATCGCTTGACGACTATTAAGGAGATGGATAAGATTTTGGTAATTGAGCGGGGAGAATTGGTTGAGAGCGGTAATTTTGATGAGTTGTATAGCAAAAAAGGCCGATTTTTTGAGTTATGGGAGAAGCAAAAGTTGTAA